The Bacteroidota bacterium genome contains the following window.
ATCGGTCCGTATCGGGCATGCCACTGGCATTCAATAGGTCCGATATCTCAGCAACTGTACGTGACAGCGGTGGGAACTGGAGGTCAAAATCGAAGAAAAGTCGCGGTTGCTGGTCGATTTCCATGAAGGCCTTCAGAATTGATAGATGCATACAAAGCGCTTAATCGTCGTTATCGACCTGAAGGGGGATTGATTAAGTCCAGCTATTTCTAAGGGATGGGTATTAGGGGAGAACCTGAATCTGCCGGCTGCTAAAGGCAACCGGTGGAGCGGCAAACATGTCTTTGGTAGCCGGCCACACTTCTTTAAAGAACGCACTATCGCGGTAGGCGTCAAGCGCTGACTCATTGTCCCAGTGGGAATATGTAGTAACAATGTTAGGGAATCGGGTGTCTTGCAGCAGTTCAAGATGCAAGCAGCCGGCAGTGGCGCGAATCTGGGATTTGATGTTGTTAAACATATACATGAAGTCATCCAGCCGCTCCGGAGCGAGGGTCAGCCGAACGATGCGAATTACGTGTTCATGTACTGGTTGAGCTTCCATCTAAAAATTGTGTTTTAAATCTTTGTAAATAAAGTGTTTACCTGCTTTGCAAGTTGTGCAGCGTCCACGGATGCAGAGTGTTTCATGGAGTTCATGCATTCCTTGACTTATACCAGCATGACGCGACGTAAGTGCCAGTCCATCAAAATGCCGGGTAACTTCATCGCGTTCAAACTTCAAGTATTGCATGAAGCCTGTAATTTGCGTTTCCAGTGCTGGTTTTCCGACGTGGTCGGCGTGGACGAGCATTACGGGGCAAATGGCGTTAAGCAACAGTTTGCCAATTCTAGTGCTTCCAATTTTGGTTGTTGGCTGTGCTTTGGTTCCCGTAACTGAAGGCTGCAGTAATTTTTGAAGCAGTCTACGCCACGAGGATACAGGGTTGTTGCACATGAGACGGTCCAGCACGCCAATGGCATCTTTATGAAACAGGGCGTTGGTGTTGAAGAGCGAGGCAGCTTGCCGGAGCCGGCGGGTTGGGAAATTGGACGGCCGCAGCCTGAAAAACCGCCATGCGCCTGCCGGCATTGGTACGATCTCAAGCTGTTTGGCCAATTGGATGTAGCGTTTTTTGAGCTTTTCGTCGAACTCGGGATACGCGGAGTAGTTGCTGAAAAGTAATCCTGAAACGGCGAGAAACACCCCGGCACGGTCAGCCGCATTCGAAATGCTTCGGGCTGTAAATACGGGCACGCGCTTCGCTATGTCCAACATAGGCTCAATATTTTTTCCATATCCGAGGCCCGCGAGAATAAGCCTGTAGAGTAGTATTTCAAGGTTCGGGGTTTTGAGAAAGGAGGCAGCCACGCGTGCCTTTTTTCGGTACAATCGCTTTTGCCCGAGGGCCTGTAACCACGGGGCAAGTTGGAGGTCTTTGCAATCCGCTTGCAAGTTTTGACACGCAATACCCGCCGTTGGGGTTGTGCGGTGTGCATAGAGTAGTTTCCTCAATGTGGTGCGCAAATACGTGCTCAGGATGAGTTCTGACAGCAGGCTTTTATCTGCCCGCCGTAAGGTGCCTGTATGGGCATCCTGGAAAAGCGATACATGAAGTATGGTACTGTTGTAACGCGGATTGACGTGGTGTTGATGGGTAAACCAGTCTTTTGACGTGCGATGAATTTCGATGTCCCCGTGCCAAACAATGCCATTGATGTCAAGCGTGGCGCCCAGGAAATCGGGGCCGGCATCCCTGTTTAGTTTGCCCGGGTTTATGATGTTAAGTGTATCGCCGGCATGGGTGACCAGTTGGTCGTTAGTAAACGCTTGCTGTGCCCAAATGGATTGCACCAGGGATTCAGGAAGCTCTAATCGAGGCACCTCTGGTTCATAGACCGAGAGCTCAAGGATGGAAGTCGTAGTGCCGTAGAACAAGAGCTTGCAGTTGGATGTATCGATGGTGTTTGTTGTAATCCCTGAGCCGGCGTCGCGAGGCTGATTTTCTATTTGCAGGCCTTTGCAGGATTTAGATCTGCCATCCGAAAGAGAAGACATGGTGCTGTGTTGGCGTCAGGTCAAATAACTAAATAGACCATTCAGCGGAGACCGTCATACCTTTAACTTGCAAACAAAATCAATCTTTTTTGTGATCTTTTATCCGTGAATTTGGGGTAGCCTGACTGAAAAGTAGCGGCCATGGGTTATAACAGATCCGAAAAATGCGCCCACATATGCATTCTTTTCACTATTTGTTGGTGCTAACTTTTTGCCGGCTCATCAATAGAGAAGGCAAAGCGGGCCAGGAAAATGGTTGCAATAAGGGCAATAATCGCGGGTATCACAGACGCTGGGCCCTTGTATAATGCAGTGCCTACAACCGAGTCCGAGGCTTGAAAATCTAAATACGTATAGTAAAGATGTGCCACCAGGAGGGCGCGCGAAATCCACAACTTGAGGGCCATATTTTCTGCAAATTGGCCGATGACGCACATCACCATGCCAAGCACCAACATATGCGTATAGACCCACCATATCGCATTTTCGTAATAAGGTGAATCCAATAGAGCAGCAGGGACACCAAAAGGCTCCATGCTGGCTGAAACACCCCGCAAAAGGATGTTCGCACTAAGCAAGATGTAGAGCCCGCCAATCAGGAGGTACGTGGTTCTAAAGGTGGGGAGTAGGCGTTTGAAGAAAGACATAGCAACAGGTGGGGTAGGGTGAGCCGGACCACTTTTGCCAAAATACACATCATCACGCAGTCTGCTCAAAAAAATTTGGCTGCCCAGTGCCTGTCTCCGTTACATAAAAGAAGCCAGTGTCGTTTGCAGGCGCTTTGCAGCCGTGGCTGCTGCCTCAGCAAATGTCTCGTCTGTGCTGGCATAGATAATGCCGCGGCTGCTGTTGATGAGCACCGCGCCCGGTGCGTCGTATGCGGCTTGCATAACCGCCTGGGCATCGCCACCCTGGGCGCCTACACCCGGGATGAGGAATGGCATACCGGGGACAATGGCGCGAATGGAGGCAAGGGCGGTTGGGCTTGTTGCGCCTACAACCAGGCCGGCTGCCTGTTTTAGTTCAGCCGGCAATGCCGCAATCTGGTTCGTAAGCAGATGGTAAAGCGGCGCCCCATCAACATCGCGTTCCTGTAGATCAGCGGCTCCAGGATTCGAGGTGCGCGCAAGGATGAAGGTCATCTTGTCACCATACTCCAGAAACGGCACGTACGAGTCCTGCCCCATGTATGGCGCTACCGTGCAAGAATCAAAGCCGAGCGTTTCGTACACGGAGCGCGCATAGAATCGCGTGGAATTGCCGATGTCGCCGCGCTTGGCATCCGCTATAGATACCACGTCGTCTGGCAAGAGGGAGGCGGTTTCTTCGAGCACCGACCAGCCTGCGCTGCCCATGGCTTCATAGAAGGCAAAATTGATTTTGAATGCGCTGGCATAAGGCGCCGTAGTTGCAATGATTGCCCGGTTGAATGCAAGCACGCGCGCCGGCAGCGGCTGATCTGGCAAAAGGGAGGCTGGTATTCGTGCCGGGTCGGGGTCTAGCCCTACACAAAGTACACTATTTTTCTGCTGTTGAATGGCGGCGAGCTTCTCCTGAAAGCGCATAGTGGGGAATTTTTTACCTGGTGAGTATGTCAGCTTTGCAGCAAACAAAAGGGCCAATACAACGCTCATAGTTCACTTAACGATGTTACGTTCCGGGGGCACCATTTTTGTGCTTGTGGAAGGGGTGCTTTTGGTGGAACAGAAGTCCGCTATGATTGGTAACTCGAAGGTGTTTGGAAGCGTTTTTTTGGGTCGGTAGCATTGAAGAACAGCGTATGCTACCCCACCAAGCTGGATTACATTCTCCTTTACAAGGGACCCTTTGGCCGTCCCGTTTTTTATATAAAATTGAATTGCAACTATG
Protein-coding sequences here:
- the pyrF gene encoding orotidine-5'-phosphate decarboxylase, translating into MSVVLALLFAAKLTYSPGKKFPTMRFQEKLAAIQQQKNSVLCVGLDPDPARIPASLLPDQPLPARVLAFNRAIIATTAPYASAFKINFAFYEAMGSAGWSVLEETASLLPDDVVSIADAKRGDIGNSTRFYARSVYETLGFDSCTVAPYMGQDSYVPFLEYGDKMTFILARTSNPGAADLQERDVDGAPLYHLLTNQIAALPAELKQAAGLVVGATSPTALASIRAIVPGMPFLIPGVGAQGGDAQAVMQAAYDAPGAVLINSSRGIIYASTDETFAEAAATAAKRLQTTLASFM
- a CDS encoding DUF2851 family protein — encoded protein: MSSLSDGRSKSCKGLQIENQPRDAGSGITTNTIDTSNCKLLFYGTTTSILELSVYEPEVPRLELPESLVQSIWAQQAFTNDQLVTHAGDTLNIINPGKLNRDAGPDFLGATLDINGIVWHGDIEIHRTSKDWFTHQHHVNPRYNSTILHVSLFQDAHTGTLRRADKSLLSELILSTYLRTTLRKLLYAHRTTPTAGIACQNLQADCKDLQLAPWLQALGQKRLYRKKARVAASFLKTPNLEILLYRLILAGLGYGKNIEPMLDIAKRVPVFTARSISNAADRAGVFLAVSGLLFSNYSAYPEFDEKLKKRYIQLAKQLEIVPMPAGAWRFFRLRPSNFPTRRLRQAASLFNTNALFHKDAIGVLDRLMCNNPVSSWRRLLQKLLQPSVTGTKAQPTTKIGSTRIGKLLLNAICPVMLVHADHVGKPALETQITGFMQYLKFERDEVTRHFDGLALTSRHAGISQGMHELHETLCIRGRCTTCKAGKHFIYKDLKHNF
- a CDS encoding putative quinol monooxygenase, producing the protein MEAQPVHEHVIRIVRLTLAPERLDDFMYMFNNIKSQIRATAGCLHLELLQDTRFPNIVTTYSHWDNESALDAYRDSAFFKEVWPATKDMFAAPPVAFSSRQIQVLP